In the Pontibacillus sp. HMF3514 genome, GGTGGAGGGTTTTCCAAACCCAAGCATGGCGAAGATAGTACAACTCCTTTAATCGGAAGTTGTTTTTCTTCTAGAGTTCGAATCGTAATAAGACCACCCATACTATGTCCAACCAAAAAAATCGGCTTGCCCAAATTTTGAGCTTGATTGATCCATGTAGTGACTTCTTCTATATATTCATCAAACGAGTCGATATGTCCTTGGGGTCCTTCATGTTCCCCATGAGCTGGCAAATCTGCGTATAGACAATTATACCCTTCTTCTTGCCATCGTTTCGCTAACCATTCGTATCGTGCTGAATGTTCAAATGCACCATGCACCAATACAACGGTTGCTTTCGCATCTTCGGCTAAACATTGTTTCATACAGTGTTCTCCTTCCCAAGCATCTTGTTCCATTTGTTATACTATTTATAACACCATACATGAATGGAGGATTCAAATGTTTTACCAATATAAAGGGAAAACCCCTAACATACATAAATCAGCTTATGTGTCTGAAGATGTTGTTATTACGGGCGATGTTACGATTGAGGAAAATGTGAGTATATGGTTTAAAACGGTTATACGAGGAGATGTCGAAGCGACGCATATTGGAAGAAATACAAATATCCAAGACCAAAGCATGCTACACCAAAGTCCAGGCCGCCCACTTCATATCGGCGAAGGAGTAACAGTCGGTCACCAAGTGATGCTTCATTCCTCGATCATACACGACAATGCCTTGATCGGAATGGGATCCATCGTCTTAGATGGAGCAGAGATAGGAGAAGGAGCTTTCATAGGGGCAGGATCACTTGTACCACCAAATAAAAAAATTCCTGCAAATACGCTTGCATTAGGTCGTCCCGCTAAAGTTGTTCGTGAATTAACCGATGAAGATATTAGCGAGATGAATCGCATCAGACGTGAATACGTTGAAAAAGGTCAGTATTACAAATCCATTCAATCAAAGTAACATTGTTTTCTGGAAAGTGAGTGTTTAATCCACTAGCTTAACGGAACATGGGGGTGGAGAACCTATAGTTAAGGAGGTGTCGCACACAGTATGCTTGCTACGCTTACACTTGGAGTAGTTACATTAAGTATTCTTCTAATGCTTGGGGCAAACTCCAACAAAATTCAATCTCAATACAAGCGGTTGCTTAGATGGTATATGGTTTTTTCTGTTGGTTGTGCATTAGCACTAGCTATCATGACGGTACATCAACAACGTGACGTGTGGACATCACTCTTTTCTGATTGGTTCTTGAATACAGAGGAAAGAAATCATGTAGCCGCCTCAAGCCTAGGCGCTATGGAACTCGAGCCGATCGTTCCATTAATTGAGCAATATCACTTAAAAGAGAAAGTGAATATAGATGCACCGGTAGTCAGACAATATCCAGAATTACCCAGAGGATGCGAAGTAACTTCTCTAACCATGCTTTTGCGGTATCACAATATAGAAAGCGACAAAATGACGCTAGCTGAACAAATTCAAAAGGATCCTACACCTTTTAAAGCCAAAGGGGACAAGTTGTATTTCGGTAACCCTCATAAGGGGTTTGTCGGCAACATGTATGATTTAAACCAACCAGGCTACGGTGTCTATAATGAACCTATTGAAAAGCTGGCCAGAACTTATGCAAAAGATCGAGTAGAAAATTTTTCAGGAGAGTCTTTCTATAAAATATTGGAGCATCTAAATGAAAACCGTCCCGTTTGGGTGATTACAAATACAACGTATAAAAAGTTACCCGAAGAATTGTTTCAAACATGGCTAACACCAGATGGACCTGAATCCATAACCATGAAGGAACACTCAGTTTTAGTCACGGGATATGACAAAGAATTCATTTATTTCAATGACCCTTTAGGAAAAAATAAAAAAGCACCCATATCGGACTTCCGAGAAGCTTGGGTGCAGATGGGCAAGCAAGCCATTACAATTAAGTAATGGTTAGCTTGCTTATTGATTTGTCTTCTTCCACTAAATCCTCAAAAGGATACTTACGCTCGATGAAAATTTGGTGCCATAGCATAAACATAAGTACAGTCCAAATTTTACGGGAGTAATCTCCTTTCCCGTTCACATGATCCTCTAATAGTTGAGAGACCACTTGCTTTTCAATTAAATGATCCGTTTCACTTTCTCTAATGAGTGTTTTAGCCCAATCATAGAGCTCATTTTTCAACCAATGACGAATTGGTACAGGGAATCCAAGTTTCTTACGATCTAGTACGTGATCCGGAACAATGCCACGTGCAGCTTTTCGTAGGATAGATTTCGTTGTACCGTCAGCAATTTTCATATCCACCGGAATTTCACGCGCCACATTAAAGACTTCTTTATCTAAGAATGGAACACGTAATTCAAGCGAATTCGCCATCGTCATTTTGTCAGCTTTTAATAAAATGTCGCCGCGTAACCATGTGTGAATGTCGATGTATTGCATCTGATTCACTGGATGATTCAACTGCACTTGTTTATATAATGGACCTGTTAAAGATTGATAT is a window encoding:
- a CDS encoding C39 family peptidase, producing the protein MLATLTLGVVTLSILLMLGANSNKIQSQYKRLLRWYMVFSVGCALALAIMTVHQQRDVWTSLFSDWFLNTEERNHVAASSLGAMELEPIVPLIEQYHLKEKVNIDAPVVRQYPELPRGCEVTSLTMLLRYHNIESDKMTLAEQIQKDPTPFKAKGDKLYFGNPHKGFVGNMYDLNQPGYGVYNEPIEKLARTYAKDRVENFSGESFYKILEHLNENRPVWVITNTTYKKLPEELFQTWLTPDGPESITMKEHSVLVTGYDKEFIYFNDPLGKNKKAPISDFREAWVQMGKQAITIK
- a CDS encoding gamma carbonic anhydrase family protein, which produces MFYQYKGKTPNIHKSAYVSEDVVITGDVTIEENVSIWFKTVIRGDVEATHIGRNTNIQDQSMLHQSPGRPLHIGEGVTVGHQVMLHSSIIHDNALIGMGSIVLDGAEIGEGAFIGAGSLVPPNKKIPANTLALGRPAKVVRELTDEDISEMNRIRREYVEKGQYYKSIQSK